One Glycine max cultivar Williams 82 chromosome 3, Glycine_max_v4.0, whole genome shotgun sequence DNA window includes the following coding sequences:
- the LOC100813936 gene encoding uncharacterized protein has protein sequence MGSILRIVIVVFFIGKFWSLMFCLFFGNKYETQLAQRNFKSNDTQNHIQEQNTMELYSRAREQEEEILSLREQIGIACMKELQLLNEKCKLERQFSELRMAVDEKQNEAISSASNDLVQRKGYLEENLKLAHDLKAVDDERYIFMSSMLGLLAEYGLWPRVREAMKMDQLCKAHLHDQLQWRIRSSHDRMGELTSVLESRADNGNHVVESPGSGNLTSHTHNDFMFQHNFPQQNLIGNEQSHQPMSNVAGYMHPALHSDVNWGLKTFNYQQTSNADRGISSFPHASIDKIGVQDKNMERNFGNGNFYQHPPDLDETASSVSEDGPGIENFQVSGDAIPGEKLLGCGYPVRGTSLCMFQWVRHLEDGTRQYIEGATNPEYVVTADDVDKLIAVECIPMDDKGRQGELVKLFANDQNKITCDSEMKHEIGTNLSKGEATFSVLLLRDSSENWEQATLFLRRSGYQIKINGTEATVVDEKFSKELSIKVPCGLSAQFVLTSSNGSSHPLSTYSVRMRDTLVLTMRLFQSKALDDKRKGRA, from the exons ATGGGATCTATCTTAAGAATAGTGATTGTGGTGttttttattggaaaatttTGGTCCCTGATGTTTTGCTTATTCTTTGG GAACAAATATGAAACACAACTGGCTCAAAGAAATTTCAAAAGCAATGATACTCAGAATCACATACAGGAACAAAACACCATG GAACTTTATTCACGAGCAAGGGAGCAAGAAGAGGAGATCCTCTCCCTCCGTGAACAGATTGGCATTGCCTGTATGAAG GAACTGCAGCTGTTGaatgagaaatgcaaactagagAGGCAATTCTCTGAACTAAGAATG GCAGTTGATGAGAAGCAAAATGAAGCCATCTCATCCGCTTCTAATGATTTGGTTCAAAGAAAAGGTTATcttgaagaaaatttaaaacttgCTCATGATTTGAAA GCTGTAGATGATGAGAGATACATCTTCATGTCATCTATGCTGGGGTTGCTCGCTGAATATGGCCTTTGGCCTCGTGTTCGGGAAGCCATGAAAATGGATCAGCTGTGTAAAG CT CATTTACATGATCAATTACAATGGAGGATTCGAAGTTCACAT GATAGAATGGGAGAGTTAACTTCTGTTCTAGAAAGCCGTGCTGATAATGGTAATCACGTTGTTGAAAGTCCAGGTTCTGGAAATTTGACAAGTCACACTCATAATGATTTCATG TTTCAGCATAACTTCCCCCAGCAAAATCTTATTGGGAATGAACAAAGCCATCAACCAATGAGCAATGTTGCAGGATATATGCACCCAGCTCTTCATTCTGATGTAAACTGGGGATTAAAAACATTCAACTATCAGCAGACTTCTAACGCTGATAG GGGGATATCTTCTTTCCCACACGCATCAATTGATAAAATTGGAGTGCAGGACAAAAACATGGAAAGAAATTTTGGCAATGGCAACTTTTATCAACATCCACCTGATTTGGATGAGACTGCTTCCTCTGTTTCTGAGG ACGGCCCTGGCATTGAGAATTTTCAAGTTTCTGGTGATGCTATTCCTGGAGAAAAGCTTCTTGGATGTGGATATCCAGTCCGTGGAACTTCTCTTTGTATGTTTCAG TGGGTTCGGCATCTTGAGGATGGCACTAGACAATACATTGAAG GAGCTACAAATCCAGAGTATGTTGTTACAGCTGATGATGTTGATAAATTGATAGCAGTTGAATGTATTCCAATGGATGATAAAGGCCGTCAG GGGGAACTGGTGAAGCTTTTTGCTAATGATCAGAACAAAATAACGTGTG ACTCAGAAATGAAACATGAGATTGGCACAAATCTGTCTAAAGGAGAAGCCACATTCAGTGTTCTACTTTTG AGGGATTCTTCCGAGAATTGGGAACAAGCAACTCTATTCTTAAGACGATCAGGATATCAAATTAAGATTAATGGTACTGAAGCTACAGTAGTTGATGAGAAATTCTCAAAGGAATTATCG ATTAAGGTTCCATGTGGTCTCTCTGCGCAATTTGTGTTAACAAGCTCAAATGGGTCTTCTCATCCTCTAAGCACATATAGCGTCAG AATGCGAGACACACTTGTGTTAACCATGCGACTCTTCCAGAGTAAG GCATTGGATGACAAAAGGAAAGGGAGAGCATGA